The following are encoded together in the Lathyrus oleraceus cultivar Zhongwan6 chromosome 3, CAAS_Psat_ZW6_1.0, whole genome shotgun sequence genome:
- the LOC127127249 gene encoding mediator of RNA polymerase II transcription subunit 33A isoform X2 yields MFDRPENFNCLVQRLQFIESLELASSELKLVNQVLRKVSAKLRGVSHFDYSLNKHQVVGMILDGGSCKTLLKCNYKSCWVPFDIYMEHAMDSRQIFIKSAIDVVTEGIKTYQIFNQASWHDTFLALWLSALRLVQRERDPPEGPIPHLEARLCMLLSIVPLAIVNVLRDDSEQNSSTASVPLKSEYKHETKSNGSVKLGLTSSVQVLGQFSGLLCPPALVVDAANQAARKAASFIYNSMNEKGESFTNVHANANTKTGGNLRHLIVEACIARNLMDTSVYFWPGFVSTSVMSLSDSSPLEKSPWLTFMEGTPLSNSLINALTVTPASSLEEIEKLYYIALNGSEVERPAAAKILCGASLSRGWYIQEHVVHYVVKLLASPEPHSHSGTWGLLVDSMSMLSAVLRGVSCVDTVHILSLHGVVPTVAASLLPLCEAFGSVTPISNSTGDDSSTSVYMAFSLAFLFLIRLWKFCRPPLDQCITEGGIAVGGLEYLLSLHNNCVMSSQDKLNCNPNLLDFSSFKHVYIDSFPKLRALYCQYKSCVASTVSGISTGNSIHQTATVILSMIYQKMTKGGLLSSNSSSPTSSNTCSSLIKSGDDALQRPVLPAWEIMEALPFVLEAILTACVHGRLSSRDLTTGLRDLVDFLPASIAAIIDYFSSEVTRGVWKLVPMNGTDWPSPAAVLQSVESEIKAILTHVGVAVPNCSSGDSPVMLPLPMAALVSLSITFKLDKSLEYIHAITGAALENCASGCPWPSMPVIGSLWAQKVRRWHNFIVVSGSRSVFRHNNESVAQLVRSCFTSFLGIFSSTSKLTAECSVNGLLGSSITAPGACPFVAPGFLFLRSCRNINNVQFLNDVIVGLVTEYSNELAGRMASSGSSRLKSNGASISLATQSAKEMATLGASLLCAAGGIQLVQELYKETIPTWLLSSRDVKLKNDNVVSYILEGYGIAYLLILSGSIFWGVETNLPLSKLSRRNRIIGVHLDFLAEVMERKISLSCNPITWKTYVCCVVRLMVSLAPAWLQEVKVDTLRKLARGLSRWNEHELALSLLQRGGTSAMGALAELVNLVEFEQKKPCS; encoded by the exons ATGTTTGATAGGCCTGAAAATTTCAATTGCCTTGTGCAAAGGCTTCAATTTATTGAATCCCTTGAATTAGCATCCTCAGAATTAAAATTAGTAAATCAAGTACTTAGGAAAGTGTCTGCAAAGCTCCGTGGAGTTTCTCATTTTGATTACTCCCTAAATAAGCATCAAGTGGTTGGAATGATTCTTGATGGTGGGTCATGTAAGACATTGTTGAAGTGCAACTACAAATCTTGTTGGGTTCCTTTTGACATTTACATGGAGCATGCTATGGATTCTAGACAGATTTTTATCAAATCAGCTATTGATGTGGTTACAG AAGGAATCAAGACATATCAAATATTTAACCAGGCTAGCTGGCACGATACCTTTCTAGCACTTTGGCTTTCAGCCCTCCGGCTTGTGCAGCGA GAGCGTGATCCTCCTGAAGGTCCTATTCCCCATCTTGAGGCACGTTTATGCATGCTTTTATCTATCGTCCCATTGGCAATTGTGAATGTTCTAAGGGATGACTCTGAACAAAATTCATCTACTGCTTCAGTTCCTTTGAAATCAGAATACAAGCATGAAACGAAGAGCAATGGTTCGGTGAAACTTGGGCTGACTTCATCTGTTCAAGTCCTTGGACAGTTTTCTGGCCTTCTCTGCCCTCCTGCATTAGTTGTTGATGCAGCCAATCAGGCAGCTAGAAAAGCAGCGAGCTTCATTTATAATTCAATGAATGAAAAGGGTGAATCTTTCACTAACGTTCATGCTAATGCCAATACAAAAACAG GTGGGAACTTGAGGCATCTCATAGTGGAAGCTTGCATAGCAAGGAATTTAATGGATACATCAGTTTACTTTTGGCCTGGTTTTGTGTCTACATCTGTTATGTCTTTGTCAGATTCATCGCCACTAGAAAAATCTCCATGGTTAACATTTATGGAAGGAACACCGTTGAGTAATTCTCTTATAAATGCCCTTACAGTGACTCCTGCCTCAAG CCTTGAGGAGATAGAAAAGTTATACTATATTGCTTTAAATGGATCAGAGGTGGAAAGGCCTGCAGCTGCAAAGATTCTATGCGGTGCATCCCTCAGCCGTGGATGGTATATTCAG GAACATGTGGTCCACTATGTTGTCAAACTACTGGCTTCTCCAGAACCTCATAGTCATTCTGGAACCTGGGGCCTCTTGGTTGATAGTATGTCCATGCTAAGTGCTGTCCTCCGTGGAGTTTCCTGTGTTGATACAGTTCATATACTTTCTTTACATGGTGTA GTTCCCACAGTTGCTGCTTCTTTATTGCCACTTTGCGAAGCATTTGGCTCAGTTACTCCTATTTCAAATAGCACAGGCGATGATTCTTCAACATCAGTTTACATGGCTTTTTCTTTAGCATTTCTTTTCCTTATTCGTTTATGGAAATTCTGTAGACCCCCTCTTGACCAGTGCATTACTGAAGGAGGAATTGCAGTTGGAGGTTTGGAGTATCTTTTGTCATTACACAATAACTGTGTTATGTCTTCCCAAGATAAGCTAAATTGCAATCCAAATCTCTTAGATTTTTCATCTTTTAAACACGTGTATATTGATTCATTTCCAAAATTACGGGCCCTGTATTGTCAATACAAATCTTGTGTTGCTTCAACCGTTTCTGGTATTTCTACTGGAAATTCCATTCATCAAACTGCTACTGTGATCTTAAGCATGATTTACCAGAAGATGACTAAAGGTGGGCTTTTGTCAAGTAATTCTTCATCACCAACTAGCAGTAATACATGTAGCTCCCTCATAAAATCTGGTGATGATGCTCTTCAAAGACCTGTGCTCCCTGCATGGGAAATAATGGAAGCTCTTCCTTTTGTCCTGGAAGCAATCTTAACTGCATGTGTTCATGGAAGGCTTTCATCACGAGACTTGACAACAG GTCTGAGAGACCTTGTTGATTTTCTTCCAGCGTCAATTGCTGCCATTATTGATTACTTTTCTTCAGAAGTTACTCGGGGTGTATGGAAACTAGTTCCAATGAATGGAACAGATTGGCCTAGTCCAGCAGCAGTTCTTCAATCAGTGGAATCCGAAATAAAAGCTATATTGACTCATGTTGGCGTTGCGGTTCCAAACTGTTCTTCTG GAGATTCACCAGTAATGCTTCCGTTACCAATGGCAGCTCTTGTCAGTTTGTCCATTACTTTTAAACTTGACAAGAGCCTGGAGTACATCCATGCTATCACTGGAGCTGCTTTGGAAAATTGTGCATCCGGTTGCCCTTGGCCTAGCATGCCTGTAATTGGTTCTTTGTGGGCACAAAAGGTTCGCCGCTGGCACAACTTCATTGTCGTGTCAGGCTCTCGTTCTGTATTCAGACATAACAATGAATCTGTTGCTCAGCTGGTGAGAAGTTGCTTCACCTCATTCCTTGGAATATTTAGTTCAACCTCAAAACTGACTGCCGAATGTAGTGTGAATGGCCTGTTGGGTAGTTCCATTACTGCCCCTGGTGCCTGTCCTTTTGTTGCTCCAGGATTCCTTTTTCTTCGATCCTGTCGAAATATAAACAATGTGCAGTTTCTAAACGATGTGATTGTGGGTCTAGTGACAGAGTATTCCAATGAATTAGCTGGAAGAATGGCGAGTTCTGGCTCTAGCCGCTTAAAATCCAATGGAGCGTCAATATCTCTAGCTACTCAAAGTGCAAAAGAAATGGCAACACTTGGTGCAAGTCTCTTATGTGCAGCAGGTGGTATACAATTGGTCCAGGAATTGTACAAGGAGACTATTCCTACCTGGCTGTTGTCGTCAAGGGATGTGAAGCTCAAAAATGATAATGTTGTCTCGTATATACTCGAAGGTTATGGTATAGCATATCTGTTGATACTATCAGGATCAATTTTTTGGGGTGTCGAGACCAATTTACCGTTGTCAAAACTTTCTAGAAGGAATCGCATAATTGGAGTCCATTTGGACTTCTTGGCAGAAGTCATGGAGAGGAAAATTTCCCTAAGTTGCAATCCTATTACATGGAAAACTTATGTCTGTTGTGTAGTAAGATTGATGGTTAGTCTTGCACCTGCATGGCTTCAAGAAGTGAAGGTAGACACTTTGAGGAAATTGGCACGTGGATTAAGCAGATGGAACGAACATGAACTAGCGCTTTCTCTATTACAAAGAGGTGGAACTTCAGCAATGGGAGCTCTTGCTGAACTTGTCAATTTGGTTGAGTTTGAACAAAAGAAGCCGTGCTCATAG